GGATGGTTTCGCCGCCGGCCTGCAGATAGACGGGCGGCGCGAATTTCGGCGGATTGCCGCCGTCGCGGTTCTCGACGAAGTTGATGTAACCTGCCGTGTCGCCCGAGAACAGGTCTTCGTCGCCGTCGGCGTCCCAATCGACGGAGAATGGCGTGCAGAGGACACCGATCTTGACTGCATCCGCTTCCTGCTGAAAGAAGCGCGGCGGCAAAAACGCGGGCATGCCGTTTTCAGTCGCGCCCGTGTGCTCGAGCAGCGCGACGCGCCCGTCCTCCTGGCCCACAATGAGGTCCGCGTCGCCATCCTTGTCCCAGTCGACGGCGATGACCTGCAGCATTTCGAGGTCCATCGCGATGGGCGCGCCTTTGCGTTCGAGACGGCGGCCCGCGGCGTATGCCGGCGCCGTCCGCGTGCCGGTGTTCTCAAAATAGGTAAACTTGTCGAGGAACTCGCCGCAGATGAGGTCGAGGTCGCCGTCCGCGTCGAAATCGGCGAAATTCGGCGACGGGCAGCCAAAGACGTCAATGGGCCTGCCTCCCGCCATCACCTGCACGGCGGAGGCGTATGCGGGCACGTCGTTCGCGCCCTCGTTGCGGATGAAATAGACGTACCCGTGCAGCGGCTCATGGGTCCATTCACCTTTCTCGTTATAGGCGTCGTCCCAGCCGTAGCCGCGCCAGTCGCTGACGCCCACAATCAGGTCAATGACGCCGTCGCCGTCGTAATCGCAATACTTCCACTGGTTCGCGCGCCCCGCGTAGAAGTCTTGCTGATACGGCAGTGTCTCGGGACGGTCCAGCGCGGACTTTCGGAAATTCGGAAAGACCTTGTTCGGGACCATCACGTATGGCGTGTCGCCCACATACGAGACCGTCATATTCCGTTCGGGTTTACAGACGCGGCGCGCCGCCTTGAACACCGGAAACCGCACGTCTCCCTCGGTGTTTTCGAAGAAGTAGACGCCGTTGTACGGCACGTCCGGCGTCGCCACTACCATGTCGAAATCGCCGTCCGCGTCATAGTCCATCGGTAACGGATGCGCCCAAAGACCTACGCCCAGGTCGACTACGAGACCAGGCTGGTTGTAGAGGATGCGCTCCAGTCTTGATTCGGTGGGGAATGCCGTTGCTGACGCAGATAGACAAAGCACTGTCAGAAGAATTCGAAATCCCATGGACTGGAACTCCCTCTTTGAGCTTGAGAGACACAATACGCATCGTTTTCGCTTTGTTGGCGATTGGGCCGGGCTCGCGCTTGCGCAGATTGCGGCATCCCCGGCGCCACGACCCGAGCCACACACGCCATGAAGAAGACGATAGCTCACTACCTGCCAGGATACAAATTGAGTATTGTGTTCCCGGGATTGCCCTGTCAACAGCCTATGCGGACTGAGCGGTAATGAAATCACGAACGGCATCGGCCTGAGGCCGGTGACCGTCAATCAGCACGGCGGCCAGGATGGAATAACCGGATAGCCGTCCCTTTTCGACCAAGCCGGCGATGCTCTCCATCTGGCGCGTGACTTGGTCAACGGGGATGGGCGCGGCCTTGGTGTAGTCGCGCAGGTACACGCCCATGACGATGGGTTTGCCCGGAAAGAGCGCCTGGCACTGGTCAACGTACTGGGGCATGTGCGCGATGTTTTCCGACATCCAAATCCACAGAGTCACAACATCGATGTGCGGGCGCATGCCGGTCCAGAAATCCAACTCCTCCAACTCGTGGGTGTAGACCACAGTCCAAAGTTTGAGTTTGGGGTTCAGGTTCCGGATGGCGGTGCGAATGTCGCCGAACTCCGCCGGGCCGTACTCTGAA
The nucleotide sequence above comes from Candidatus Hydrogenedentota bacterium. Encoded proteins:
- a CDS encoding VCBS repeat-containing protein, which encodes MGFRILLTVLCLSASATAFPTESRLERILYNQPGLVVDLGVGLWAHPLPMDYDADGDFDMVVATPDVPYNGVYFFENTEGDVRFPVFKAARRVCKPERNMTVSYVGDTPYVMVPNKVFPNFRKSALDRPETLPYQQDFYAGRANQWKYCDYDGDGVIDLIVGVSDWRGYGWDDAYNEKGEWTHEPLHGYVYFIRNEGANDVPAYASAVQVMAGGRPIDVFGCPSPNFADFDADGDLDLICGEFLDKFTYFENTGTRTAPAYAAGRRLERKGAPIAMDLEMLQVIAVDWDKDGDADLIVGQEDGRVALLEHTGATENGMPAFLPPRFFQQEADAVKIGVLCTPFSVDWDADGDEDLFSGDTAGYINFVENRDGGNPPKFAPPVYLQAGGETIHIQAGPNGSIQGPAEAKWGYTVLNVCDWDADGLLDIVLNSIWGKVLWHRGTGTRTAPMLEAARPIEVAWSGPTPKPEWLWWNPEGRELVTQWRTTPFVIDLNVDNLPDLVMLDTEGYLAYFERRRQGETLLLLPPQRIFLNESLEPLRLNDRRAGKSGRRKFCMADWDRDGRIDILVDGKNIDFLRNVGDAAHPWVFRNEGMLDSRVLAGHDTCPAAVDWDRNGVPDLLIGAEDGFLYYLRNPMGP